Proteins from one Limanda limanda chromosome 9, fLimLim1.1, whole genome shotgun sequence genomic window:
- the ivns1abpa gene encoding influenza virus NS1A-binding protein homolog A, with translation MIPNGYLIFEDESFLDSTVAKMNALRKSGQFCDVRLQVCGHELMAHRAVLACCSPYLFEIFNSDIESHGVSHVTFEDLDPEAVEILLNYAYTAQLKADKELVKEVYSAAKRFKMERVKQICGDYLLSKMDAQNAISFRNFASSMGDGRVLAKVDAFIQDHMLEVSEQEDFLKLPRLKLEVMLEDNLTLPSNGKLYSKVLNWVQRSLWENGDQLERLMEEVQMLYYSPDHKLVDGGLVIEGHSEVFGSEEDQLQFVQKKPVRESTQRPMSCSSSGSLSPSSQAANAPKPTIRREWKYIASEKTTNNTHLCLAVLDSVLCVIFLHGRSSPQTSPSATPCLMKSLSFEAQPEELEEQPLSPMHYARSGLGTAALNGRVIAAGGYNREECLRTVECYNPKEDRWTFIAPMRTPRARFQMAVLMGQLYVIGGSNGHSDELSSGETYDPHADEWVQVPELRTNRCNAGVCSLNNKLYVVGGSDPCGQKGLKNCDAFEPVTKTWSNCASLNIRRHQAAVCELEGFMYVIGGAESWNCLNTVERYNPENNTWTLIAPMNVARRGAAVAVHEGKLFVIGGFDGSHALRCVEVYDPSRNEWRMLGSMTCSRSNAGVAILGETIYAVGGFNGNEFLNSMEVYNPETDEWNDCAKTLTPLSE, from the exons ATGATTCCAAACGGTTATTTGATCTTTGAGGATGAGAGTTTCCTGGATTCCACCGTGGCCAAAATGAACGCTCTGAGAAAGAGTGGTCAGTTCTGTGATGTCAGACTTCAG GTGTGTGGTCACGAGCTGATGGCTCACCGTGCTGTGCTGGCTTGCTGCAGTCCCTACCTGTTTGAGATCTTTAATAGTGACATTGAGTCTCATGGAGTATCACATGTCACCTTTGAGGACTTGGACCCAGAGGCTGTGGAGATCTTGCTCAACTATGCCTACACTGCCCA ACTTAAGGCGGACAAAGAGCTGGTCAAGGAAGTTTATTCTGCAGCCAAACGGTTCAAGATGGAGCGAGTCAAACAG ATTTGTGGGGACTACCTGTTGTCTAAGATGGATGCCCAGAATGCCATTTCCTTTCGGAACTTTGCCAGCTCCATGGGAGATGGCAGAGTTTTGGCCAAGGTGGACGCTTTCATCCAAGACCATATGCTGGAAGTGTCCGAACAAGAGGACTTCCTCAAACTCCCCCGCCTCAAG ttAGAAGTAATGCTAGAAGACAACCTGACCCTGCCCAGCAATGGCAAGCTCTACTCGAAGGTGCTGAACTGGGTGCAGCGGAGCCTGTGGGAGAATGGAGACCAACTGGAACGACTGATGGAGGAG GTGCAAATGCTGTACTACTCACCTGACCATAAGCTGGTGGATGGAGGGCTGGTGATTGAGGGGCACAGTGAGGTGTTTGGTAGCGAGGAGGACCAACTTCAGTTTGTGCAG AAGAAACCGGTCCGAGAGAGCACCCAGAGGCCgatgagctgcagctcctcaggaaGCCTGTCGCCCTCCAGCCAAGCAGCGAACGCCCCCAAACCGACCATCAGGAGAGAGTGGAAGTACATCGCCTCGGAGAAGACCACAA ACAACACCCACCTGTGTCTGGCTGTGCTGGACAGCGTGCTGTGTGTGATCTTCCTGCACGGCCGCAGCAGCCCTCAGACGTCTCCCTCTGCCACCCCCTGTCTGATGAAGAGCCTCAGCTTCGAGGCCCAGcccgaggagctggaggagcagccgCTCTCTCCCATGCATTACGCTCGCTCGGGCCTGGGCACCGCAGCTCTGAATGGAAGAGTCATCGCAGCAG GAGGCTACAACAGGGAGGAGTGTCTGAGGACTGTGGAGTGTTACAACCCCAAAGAGGACCGCTGGACCTTCATCGCTCCCATGCGGACTCCGAGGGCTCGATTCCAGATGGCTGTTCTCATG GGTCAGCTGTATGTGATCGGAGGTTCCAATGGACATTCTGACGAGCTGAGCTCTGGGGAGACGTACGACCCACACGCTGATGAGTGGGTTCAAGTTCCAGAGCTGAGGACCAACCGCTGCAACGCAG GTGTCTGCTCCTTGAACAACAAACTCTATGTTGTGGGAGGGTCGGACCCCTGTGGGCAGAAGGGCCTGAAGAACTGTGATGCATTTGAACCTGTGACCAAGACCTGGTCCAACTGTGCCTCCCTCAACATCA GGAGGCACCAGGCAGCAGTGTGTGAGCTGGAGGGCTTCATGTATGTGATCGGTGGAGCGGAGTCGTGGAACTGCCTGAACACTGTGGAACGCTACAACCCCGAGAACAACACCTGGACCCTGATCGCCCCCATGAACGTGGCGCGCAGGGGAGCCGCCGTGGCCGTCCATGAAG gcaaATTGTTTGTCATCGGCGGCTTCGATGGCTCTCACGCTCTCCGCTGCGTGGAGGTGTACGACCCCTCCCGTAACGAGTGGAGGATGCTGGGTAGCATGACGTGCTCGCGCAGCAACGCCGGCGTGGCCATCCTCGGCGAAACCATCTACGCCGTGGGCGGCTTCAACGGCAACGAGTTCCTCAACTCGATGGAGGTGTACAACCCGGAGACGGACGAGTGGAACGACTGCGCCAAGACCCTGACTCCCCTCTccgagtga